CACTGCCACTAACGTAACTCTTTACAAATAAATCTActtgtatttgtatatttgtttaaatcTTCATAAAATATCTCTTGAATGTCTATACTGGGGAGTTTTTGCAAGGctgatataataaaaaagaaagtggacCATGTGAATATATGACTTattccaaaatatatacataaattatgtGCAAACTAAACTAAACAAAGGAAAGTTACCATTACATCCTTAATAGTTATAAAATAATTGTGCTTATGTTTTTAAACGTAATTTTCAAAACCTACAATTAAAATCATTATTAACTGCAGCAATTTGGATAATTAACATGTAATCAAATCATCATGTAAAACATGCAAATCTCACCAAACATCATGAGTTGTGCAAATTAAAGTCTAGCAAAATAAAATAGCTTGTTATATCAGCCCTACAATAGGATAATTCCTCAGTGAGTATATCTTAGTGATTTGCAGTTAATTATATGTGCATATCCAAGTTCCTAAAATTGACTTCCAAATCCTTCTTTAATAGACttattcttcttcatttttctatacaaattttagTGTCCATAAACATGATTATCAATATCAATGTATCATATGTCCTGTTctacatatttgcatatttatgcAATGTTTCGTCAACTGGTGCCACAGACCCTAGTAGACTGAACAAAGGAGGACGAACGTGAgaataaagacaaagacaaaagagtATGTTTAGAAGAAGGGGTCAGGGAGCTCCTGGCTTCTAGTGAATAAGGGCCTTGAGCTTCTAGAGCCTTTTGTATTTATTGAGTAAAGGAGATAGGAGAAGGGGATGGATGTCAGTCAGCAGTTTGATTTAGTGCAGCCCTGCATGACTGCTTTCCATGAACAGTAGGCTCCAGATACTCCAGTAGATAACCTCAAGGAGCACGGTGCCAGGGAGTGACTGCCCTCAGCACACCTTCTGGTGGCAGGCATAGATGTGAATTTGCCCACATCCTGCATTCATaataaacagtttgctgtttgatcatatagcctccagtggaatgCAGAGTTTTTCATGACCCTCAGGCTTTCAGCTCCCCACAAACTAGTCCATTGctaaattactttattttatccATACAACAAAACACTGCTGAGCTGTGAAAACTTCCATGAGACATTTTCTGACTCCTCCCGACCAAGTTCAGTATTTTGGGGTACTCACAATTTCTGTGAACAGCCTGTATTTCATTGTTGCTCAGGCCGCAGTGTGATGTAGTTATCTTCATATACATTTGCGTGGCTTTCTCTCTAACTAGGGTGTGGATTCCTGGAGATAACAAATAATTTATCTTTCACCTCTGTATCCTCCTCAGATATTTCTATGTTCACTCAAGCATGCATGTATATAAgtataagtatatataaagaGAACCCttagctttattttcttcatctggaaTATTTGTTCTCTGATACTCTTCATGTTAGGAGTAAGGATATGTCCACTGTTAAAGACTATATGTTAGTTGCTACAGCCAGAAATAAATCACAAGTATTATGTTCTAGCCTCCTGATTTTTACTCTGTACTATTAGGACCTACCTGAGGCCTTACCTTATGGTATGATTCTCACACCTTAAGTATGAGGATCTAATAGTCGTGAATTGAAAAGTCTTGACTGTAccaaaacaattccatttataatgtATGCTAATATGAATTCTATTGTTGTTCTTTTTCCTGACAGAATTCTAGCAAAGAGCATTTGCATTTGAATCCATACCATATTTAATCTATTctaagtcatttctttttttcttttttagaattttttatttccatacatTTTGGGGGAACAGCTGGCATTTGGTTATATAAGTTCTTTActgatgatttgtgagattttggtgcacccatcacccaaggaGCATACACCAAACCAAATTTGTAACCTTTTATCCTTCACTCTCTTCCCacccctttcccccaagtccccaaagtccattatatcattcttatgcctttgcgtccttgTAGCttaattcccacttatgagtgagaacatacaatgtttgatttttccaatcctgagttacttcacttagaataataatctccaaTCCCTTCTGGGTTACTACGAatgtcattaattcattcctttgtatGACTGAGTCATaatccatcatatatatatatatcatatatatatacacaatataaatataaatataccacaattaGCCAAATagttacagccaactgatcttcaacaaagcaaacaaaaacataaagtgggaaaagggcaccctattcaacaaatggtgttgcgataattggcaagccacatacaggagaatgaaactggattcttatctctcaccttacaaaaagtcaactcaagatgcaTCAAGACTTAAAAATCTAAGACCTGatactataaaaattctagaagataacatataAGTCATTTTATCTATGATAAAAATCTCTGTGACTGGATATATCTTACAGCTAAAAGTAAAGAAATCACTGTGTTGTAGTTTAattaacaaaagtttatttcttgtggaaatgtctAATGATGGTAAATCTTATAGTGTGTGAACTATGAAATGGTAATTGAagggggccagcccctccacacctgtgggtgtttctcgttaggtggagcgagagacttgagaaaagaaagaaacacagagacaaagtatagagaaagagaagtgggcccaggggacttgCGCTCAGCATAGGAAGGACCCGCGCTGGCACCAGTCTCTGAGTTGCCTCAgaatttattgatcattatctttaccatctcgGAGAAGGAGATGTGGCAAGACAATAAGGTAATAGTGGGGAGACggtcagcaagaaaacatgtgaaCAAATGCCTCTGTGTCATAAACAAGGTTAAGAAAATGTGCTGTGCTTTGATGTGCACATACATAAACATCTTTGTGCATTAAAGAGCAGTACTGCCAccagcatgtctcacctccagccctaagtcgtgttttctcctatctcagtaaatagaacgcACAATAGGGTTTTACACCAAgacattccattgcccagggataAGCAGGAGAGAGATGCCTTCCTtttatctcaactgcaaagacGCCTTCCTCTTTTagtaatcctcctcagcacagaccctttatggGTGTCACGCTGGGGGacagtcaggtctttcccttcccaagAGGCCGTATCTCAGACTATCATATGGGGAGAAACTttggacaatacctggctttcctaggcagaggtccctgcggcctTCCGCAGTGTATTGTGTCCCTGGGTATTTGAGattagagaatggtgatgacgTTTAACAAGCATACTGTCTTCaagcacttgtttaacaaagcacatcctgcatagccctaaatccattaaaccttgagtcaacacAGCACATCTCTCTGCCAGCACATGGttggggctagggttacagattaacagcatctcaaggcagaagaatttctctaTTACAGAACAAAACGGAGTCTTTTATGTCTACTTCTTCTTACACAGACACAATagcagtctgatctctcttttccccacagtaATGGCCATAGAGAAGAAGGAAGCATGTTGAGAAATATTTCAGAGATAGCATTTCTGTGTCTTGGAAAATGTGTAATCATCTATATAATTAGGGTAATTATAGCTATGTGAAGGCCTAATGTAAAAGTAATTCCAATCTATtgccatcttttaaaataaatgctattgATTAAATTGTGGCCAAAGAGTTTAGATAGATTTGCCTTAAATCATGGATAGTGACGTAGGCAAAATCTGCTATAGAATGGGTAGTGCTGTTACCTGTCTGTTGGTTTGTTGTATATGTTCCCCacctaaatattaatattactcTTTAATGatctaatattaaaaacaaagaaacaaacttcttttcaaagttaacatttatgtttttaacatTAGCAGCATAAAACATGTTTTGCTGTAGGCCAAAAATATCCAGAACTAGCTCTAATTCCCACATTTCCGAAGATGGTTCTGCTTAGATTGCctgtaataacaataaaaaagtggTTCCAAAAGAATGAAAGTTGGTAGatcaaaacaaattttagaatataGGTTAGTTTACCCCTGCAATTTATTTCCAGTGTTCTTAAGAAGGCTGCTTATTCACatgtttaattgatttttaaattttagcatcacttttgtggggaaaagaaagatcagcctgttactgtgactatgtagaaagaagtagacataagagactccattttgttctgtattcgagatgctgttaatctgtgaccctactcccaaccttgtccttgcaagagacatgtattatggtgactcaaggtttaaaggattttgggctgtgcaggatgtgctttgttaaacaagtgcctgaaggcagtttgcttgtgaaaagtcatcaccattcccttaatctcaagtacccagggacacgtacactgacaaaggtcgcagggacctcagcctaggaaagctaggtattgtccaaggtttctccccatgtggtagtctgaaatatggcttcgtgggaagggaaagacctgatcgtcccctagcctgacacctgtgaagggtctgtgctgaggaggactagtataagaggaaagaaggccttttggcggttgagatagagaaaagcatctgtctcctgcctgtccctgggcaatggaacatctcggtgtaaaacccgattgtatgttctgtttactgagaaaggagaaaaccgccttagggcaaaaggtgggacttgctagtgcaatgctgctctttatgcactaaaaaggtttatggagatgtttacatatgcatatcaaggcacagcacttttccttaaacttattcatgtcacagagatctttattcatatgtcttactgctgaccttctccctacaatgatcctattatcctgtcacttccctttttctaagatggtaaagataatgatcaataaatactgagggaactcagagaccggtgccggcgtgggtcctctgtatgctgagcgttggtcccctgggcccactttttctttctctatactttgtctctgtgtctcatttctttacTCAAGTCTCTCGtcccacctaacgagaaacgcccacaggtgtggaggggccgGCCACCCCTTCAACTTTTTGCTTGTTATTGACTTTTCTGTTGAGGAGATTTTCAGTTTGCAATAAATAATTGCTTATATGGTTGATTCCTTGGAGTGTGGCTGTTGAAAAACATGAACTGTTATGCCAACATATTTGTAAGGAACTCTGTAATTTGTTCCATTAAAAGTGGTGTTTAAAAATGACCTCCCCCCACCAATAATTACTGTATACAACTAGAgacataatataattatatgtattaatatgACAGTTACTAATAGAAGAGAGGTGTTATACATTACTGTCTTGCACAGTGTTAATGAGTCTGTCAGATAAAATATTGAATTTtgaaaattgaattgaattataaAACAATATGGCCATACTCCTTATTACAGAAGTTGAGGTATAGACTGTGAAATATTACTCAGGGCCTGGATAAAAGGCTTAATATTCTTAGCATTTCAAtgctaaaaatgtaattttttgaggaatatatatatgttaatgaCATATTAAATACCTATAGCCAAAAAAAGCACTCTCAATAAATGATGTTGTGAACATTGCTATATAGTTTGGCAATGGAAGCTGGACATTTATTTTGTaagcatccattcattcaacaaacatgtacaaaacaaataaaaaccaataaatttaaaactcagaTCATATAAACTTGAGACAAAATATATAATGGATGTATTTTGGGATAtatttaggatttatttttactGCATTTATTCTTAAGTTGCCCAAAATATGagtataaaaacatgaaaatgtaaaCTACTTATTAAAAAGTTGTATtgctatataaaattaaattacattaccAAATTAtggtttttttgtaaattttatccTTAGAAGCTAATACTTTTAAATCTGGAATATCTTAtaaatcattatggaaaacaacacacagtggaaaaaagagaaaatgattgaACAGAAACTTCACAGAAAATAGTTGAAAACATCATTGAAAATTAGATGCTTAGATTTTACAaatccctccctttctttctcttctcgcCCTAATTTTCAGGTTGAGACAGAGATAAATCTACTATCTTATATAACTTGGCATTTggatattatattatattatatccATATTATAGCCAAAATACATTATAGAGATAATGTTTCTTTACACCATTTTTGGGGTGATTTATTCAATTTGAACATATcatttcactggatacaaaacgTGGAATAGAGAAAGAAACTTAAATGCCAGATCTGCAACCTGTGGTTCAGTCACTTGTACCCCTTCCCTCATTCTGAATTACTCTTTCCATTCTATCAGGCCACGAAAGTCACCAACTACTAAGAGAGCTTACTGTTGGTGACTGTCATTCCCTTTGAAACAAGCTGCCCAGTAGAGTCTCATCTTAGTTACCATTAACAAAAATAGCCAAGAAAAATATAGGTCTCCTTACTATACAGAAATTGTGAGAAAAATTATGAGATTCAGCATGTGATTTGGCACCTTGGAAATTTGTTCCCTAGATCTTAAAGGGTGACCACCGCCTTCTGTTGCATTTGTTTTACCTATTTTACCAAGAATCAATTgcatttataattaatataaagaGATGAAAACTGAGAATCTTGATATTTACTGAAGTGTTCAGATACAGAAAGATGTACACACTCTAGGTAATAAAAGAAGAGGGTTTTCCTTGTACTCTGTGCATTGGAAACTGCAAGTCCTTCAGAAGCTGTGTTTGTTGAACCTAGTCTCATTTTCATGTCCACTCTCATAGTCCTTACACTGTGCTTTTGCTGCTGGGGCTTGCAAACTGCATTCCCCAGATGTCCTTTCTAGCTGCCTTCCTTTTAGATTCCACCAGAGGAAGTAAGGGAATAAGGGTAGGAGGGGGAGAAGGGAAGAtgggaaacaaatggaaaagagagaagaagaaaatctcTTCTTGATTTTCCAGTTCCTCTTAATGTGAATTTAGCCACAATGGATAGTTGGTGGATTCCAGCTTTCCATGATAACCTGTCCAGAGGCAGGAGCAGCCATCTAGCACAGCCTTCTTTGGACCTTGTCTGAGCGTGTCACAGGAAACTGGAAATCTGAGTCCTAACCCAGCCTCAGCGGCCCTGACACACTGAACATTATGCCTCTTCCTCAAGGGATTAACACCGGGTGACTGAGCTGCTTCCACGAAGTTCTGACGTTCTGGGGACAATGTTTCTTCCCTATTGCCCTCCAATATTAAGAGCAATAGCTGCTTCCTAAACTCAACAATCTTTAAATAATAGAGCATCACCTGTGTGCTCTTTTGGGCCTCTAATTGCTAACATTTCGTGAATTAGATCCGGCAGAGCATTTGTTCCCCTAAGTAGACCCTGACTGCTAGAACACTCATGACAATGTGGACCAACTCACAGTTCTTGAAAGCTCTCTAAGTGCTCTAAATCTGCATAGTAATCCCAATATGCTTATCATAGCTTCACCAATATCTACTCATCCATGCATTTCATaacaataaaagattttttaaaaacttctcatATGCCACTGATGATGAAAtagataaaaagttaaataaaccCCAAGACTCAATGACTTCATTTAGATACACACTGAGTTGCTTCCTGATGTCAGTAAGTACACATATATTGTGAAATTTTAATCTCAATAAAATTCCGTGAGGTTAAAAGCATTATCCCATGTTAAAACGAAGGAAACCAAGGACTGAAGAAGGTAAATTACTTGACAAATTAAAAAGCCAGGGTCAAAACACCAATCTCAGTTTTGAAAAACTCAAACCTATTGCTTTTCTAATATTGTTAGGGACATAAAGAGAGAAGTTTAATTTAAACAAGTAAATACAATGAAGAAATTGACATAAGTTGTAATGGAGTCACAAAGAAATCATCAATGATGCATATAATTTAATAGGGAATTAAGAAATGTGGTTTAGGTACAtatggaaagaataaaataaaagttcagcaaaaaaaaaaaaaatgaaaagaacatgaacagagGTTAAAAGTCATGTCAGTAAGCATCTCTTCATCAATAGATTTTAGAGTTAGTATGAAGATAAACAGTAAAGATAAATTAAGAGAAGCGGGTTAATTCAGAAATGCTGTGATTCATAATAATGGTTCTAAATTATTAcctgtacatatttattttatatgtatatatgtgtgtgtgtgtgcacgcgtgcatatgtgtgtgtgtgtgtataatagagagagagaaaactaatAATTATGTTCCAGAGATTATTCTAAGCTCATTTTATGTGATTCCAGGTTCTTTAATGCAATGCCCCTAGAGTCctgtgaaattattatttttatcatctatCAAATGACATAGTACCCAAAATTTCAATGACATTGGACACTGCAACagcagaaacaaaataatgaagaataaaacaaaataaacaagaaacataaaaaatcaaacaatgacaactacatatatattcatagatATATGGAATTCTCATTCTGTACAAACTTTGACGATGGTGTAATCGTCATTATAAATAAtggaaattttatttgtaaaagaatCATAGTTTCCATAATGGatactgaaataaaatgtaactcCTCTGAGTTCTTCATTAGATTTGTGAAGGTTTTACAGAAAATTAAGTGTTTGTATCTTAATAATGCTGTGGCTCATATCCATTTAAAAcatctcaaatttatttttacaaaagttggctgcaaattttaaaatatgttcgaTCCTATTACCTTAAATGTAAGAGAAACAAAGATAAGTGAATCAAAAAAGGCTCACTCATAACTACTGAGCTCCTTCTTCTCTCTACTCCAACACTGTGCCCCTCCCATGAACCCCCACCTGCCACTACTTGGGAATCCTGAATTGTGCTAATAAAATCTTCCCTAGGAGTGAATTTTGGAACTCATCACTTTTCTGAGAGCTTCTTTCACATCTTTATTTCTCACGCTATAGATCAGAGGGTTCAGCATAGGAATCACGATAGTGTAGAACACAGTGGCAACTTTGTTAGCATTTCCACTGTTGCCTGAACTGGGCCTGCAATAAATGGAAAGGATTGTTCCATGGAAGACAGTGATGGCGGTGAGGTGGGAAGCACAGGTGGAGAAAGCTTTATGCCGGCCCTCTGCAGAGCGCATCTTCAGGATGGTGGTAAGAATTAGCAGATAGGAGGTCAGGATGATCACGATGGTAACGCTCTCATTCAAAATGGTCACCAGGAACAGCAGTGCCTCATTCAGAGTGATATCAGAGCAAGCAAGACTTAAGAGAGGAGGCAGATCACAGAAGAAGTGGTTTATCACATTAGATCTATAGAAGGGGATCCTCAGAGCTAAGCACAAGTGAATCAGAGAACACACCGTCCCACAGAAGTAGCAGCAAGATGCCAGCTCCACACGCAGCTTCTGAGACATGGTGACCGTGTACAGCAAGGGGTTACAGATGGCCACAAAGCGGTCATAGGCCATCACAGCCAGCAGGAAGACCTCAGTGACCCCACAAGTGCAAAACAAGTAGAATTGCACCATGCACCCCAGGAAGGAGATGGTTTTGTCCTTGCTGAAGATATTAGCCAACATCTTTGGCACAATTATTGAGAAGTAGCAGAAATCTACGAAGGACAAGTGGCTGAGGAAAAAGTACATGGGGGTGTGGAGCTGAGAGCGGACCTGAATCAGTGCAATCATGCCCAGGTTGGCTAACAAAGTGACTCCATAAATGAGAAGGAACAGCAGGAAGAGGCCGACTCTCAACTCAGGGACATCTGATAGTCCGAGGAGAATGAACTCAGCCAGAGCGGTGCAGTTTTCCTTGCCCATGTCTCCAACTTATATGagattggaagaaaaagaaacttaaaaattattcttcattATATAGTCTAAATTTTAGTTTTGGCTGTATCCTGTAAAAAGACATCAGAAAAAGTTGAATAGTTAATCTTATCAGCAAAGAATAAAACtttttgtgaaatttttaaaagtccaacATTGTGTAACACAAATGCATAAACTTAGTTGAGTTCAAAgatcaaacaaaaatattagcatttgtatgaatttatattgttcttttaattAGTCTTTCACAATTGACAGCTTTGCACTGAATCATTGGGAATGAGGTCAACTTACTATTTAATTACCCTCCTTACTCTTTCAAATTCAAATCCCATTTTCTTAGCCAACTCCAAATATTGGGAtggtaaaaaataatatttagaatctATGGCACTTCTCCCTGAATTTTTTGTTACAATGATGAGAAATACACTTATTTAAGATGTTAACAGTCAAGCATTTGTATTTTACTGATATATTTTAGATGAAGAAACTCATTTTATAATCTGTATTagtattttctctgtaaaattaGCATGGTGATTTGGTTAATTATACTTTTCAGTGTCAGCCATGGTTTAGGGAATTGGTGCTCTTGAGGACAACTTACTGTAACTATGACTCCTCAGTCTTAAAAAATTATGTCTTAAATAAATTTACTGCTTTCAATCTATTTGAAGACCTGATCAAAGATGTGCACAGGAAATTACTAGGAAAACTTCCCACTGCTGCTTTgcagtattatttgtaatattaaaacttagaaataaaatatcaaataagaGAAGATGATCACAATTGTAGTGTGTACAATATAAAAGCATGCAGTTATATAAAGGATaactttaaatcattttaatgatatcAATAAATGACTGTGAAAAGggataaaatagttaaaaatagccagaatgtagagaaaaaatattatatattatgataatgtataatataaatatatatatttattccacACACACAATCGTATACTTAATCCTTGCAACATCCatgaacataaatatttattttaaaaaatctattaactTGTCTTACTTCTCCCAAAGTATCATTATTATGGAGTGAAATGGGGAAAAAGgttggaattttttaaattagggaCACATACTTTTCAGACCTTTGACACACAGCAAACGTAAAGTGAGGGTGAGAATCCTatcattctttctcttcctgaccCTTGATAGATTCATACATCATTGTAGAGGCACCAATCAAGCactcctggaagaaaaaaatctggacTAGAGACCAACACAGCCagacatt
This portion of the Macaca mulatta isolate MMU2019108-1 chromosome 14, T2T-MMU8v2.0, whole genome shotgun sequence genome encodes:
- the OR5L1 gene encoding olfactory receptor 5L1 (The RefSeq protein has 3 substitutions compared to this genomic sequence), whose protein sequence is MGKENCTALAEFILLGLSDVPELRVGLFLLFLLIYGVTLLANLGMIALIQVRSQLHTPMYFFLSHLSFVDFCYSSIIVPKMLANIFSKDKTISFLGCMVQFYLFCTCGVTEVFLLAVMAYDHFVAICNPLLYTVTMSQKLRVELASCCYFCGTVCSLIHLCLALRIPFYRSNVINHFFCDLPPLLSLACSDITLNEALLFLVTILNESVTIVIILTSYLLILTTILKMRSAEGRHKAFSTCASHLTAITVFHGTILSIYCGPSSGNSGNANKVATVFYTIVIPMLNPLIYSVRNKDVKEALRKVMSSKIHS